The Methanococcus voltae nucleotide sequence TTTATCTCACAAAAAACCAGTTATTGTTTTAAAAAGTGGTAAATCGGATGCAGGAGCTAAAGCTGCATCGTCACACACAGGAAGTCTCGCAGGTAATGCACAAATGTACGAAGCTGCATTTAAAAAAGGAAGAGTATTCAATGTTGAAACTTTCGAGGAAATGGTTGACTTATTAAAAATATTCTCAACACAACCTGTTATGAAAGGTAACAATGTAGGTATTATCACAAATGCAGGTGGATTTGGAGTTCTTGCTACCGATATGGTAAGTAAATACGGCTTAAATATGGCTGAATTCGAAGAAAAAACAATTACTGAACTTAAAAAATACTTGCCTGATACATCAGGTGTTTCAAACCCATTGGATTTAATCGGAGATGCCGATACAGAAAGATACAAACACGCATTTGAAGAATTAGCAAAAGATAGCAATGTAGACGGTATCGTTGTAATATTAACCCCTCAAGGAATGACTGATGACATTGGCGCTGCAAAAGAATTGGTTAAATTCCAAGATACACTTAGAGCAAAAGGAGAAACAATCCCAATTGTTGCTGCTTGGGTTGGTGGTAACTCAGTTTCAGAAAGTGCTGAGTACTTAAAAGAACACGAAATACCTACATTCATGTGCCCAGAACTTGCGGTTAAAGCGTTATCTGCAACATACCAACAGTACTTAAACCAAAATGTTGTTGATGATGGAGAATACCTTAAAAAAGTTCAAGAAGAAATATATGCAATCAAAGCAGAAAAAGGCGATGAATTAAGGGAATTACTTGCAAATCCAAATGAAAACAATGCAAAAGAATTCTTAAAAATTAACGGAGTTCCTACACCGGGTAGATACGTAGCTACAAGTGCAGAGGAAGCTGTAAAATACGCTTCAACAATGGATAAAGTTGTAATGAAAGTTGTTTCAGCTCAAATATTACACAAGTCAGATGCGGGTTGTGTTATCATTGCCCCATCAGACATTGAAGGTGCATACAATACAATTATCGAAAACGGTACAAAATACCTTGCAAAAAAAGGCGAAACTGGCGTTATCGATGGAGTATTAATTGAAGAATTTGTAGAAGGTAAAGAAATTATCATCGGCGGTAAAAGAGACGAAGTATTTGGCCCTGTTATCATGACTGGTCTTGGT carries:
- a CDS encoding acetate--CoA ligase family protein, with translation MNNGLEAIFNPKSVAVIGATEIEGKVGQSLMKNLKSFMEKGGNVYPINKKYEEVYGLKCYGSVLDVPGDIDLVLVSIPAKFVPETMEECGKKGVKGSIIITAGFSEVGDHSLEEKTIEILKKYNIRTIGPNCLGVINMHDDLNASFSKDFDQKGNIAFISQSGAIMTALMDISIPLNLGYSKIVSMGNKIDVQEDEILDYLADDENTDVVVLYVEGLKNEKFIDSARALSHKKPVIVLKSGKSDAGAKAASSHTGSLAGNAQMYEAAFKKGRVFNVETFEEMVDLLKIFSTQPVMKGNNVGIITNAGGFGVLATDMVSKYGLNMAEFEEKTITELKKYLPDTSGVSNPLDLIGDADTERYKHAFEELAKDSNVDGIVVILTPQGMTDDIGAAKELVKFQDTLRAKGETIPIVAAWVGGNSVSESAEYLKEHEIPTFMCPELAVKALSATYQQYLNQNVVDDGEYLKKVQEEIYAIKAEKGDELRELLANPNENNAKEFLKINGVPTPGRYVATSAEEAVKYASTMDKVVMKVVSAQILHKSDAGCVIIAPSDIEGAYNTIIENGTKYLAKKGETGVIDGVLIEEFVEGKEIIIGGKRDEVFGPVIMTGLGGIFVEVMKDVTFGVHPITKNYAEEMLQQLRTYKILEGVRGEPRRDIEFIKELIVRVGVIMEAYDEIQEIDINPVFVKEDGKKGVIGDALIMTN